A stretch of Ligilactobacillus faecis DNA encodes these proteins:
- a CDS encoding F0F1 ATP synthase subunit gamma: protein MPASLQEVKRRIVSTKKTGQITSAMQMVSTAKLSQIQKHSVSYQTYAAKIRSVITHLAQSHLLDTASAGSEAKDGKLNTLGMLKQRPVKKTGIVVITSDRGLVGSYNSNVIKQTMDLIKSNGNSKEDVAIIAIGATGAEFFGKRGYDVIYEYRGVKDVPTFREVRPIVEAIVTMYDNQLYDQLFVCYNHFVNTLTSVFRAEKMLPISAENMGEDDLTAPDEDRNYHIEYETEPSKDAILEVILPQYAESLVYGAILDAKTAEHASSSTAMKSASDNAKDLISSLELQYNRARQSAITTEITEITGAQAALD, encoded by the coding sequence ATGCCAGCTTCTTTGCAAGAAGTTAAGCGTCGAATCGTTTCGACTAAAAAAACTGGACAGATCACGAGTGCGATGCAGATGGTCTCGACTGCTAAATTAAGTCAGATCCAGAAGCACTCTGTCAGTTATCAAACTTATGCCGCAAAGATCCGCAGCGTAATTACCCACTTAGCTCAATCGCATCTCCTCGACACAGCTAGTGCTGGAAGCGAAGCTAAAGATGGTAAACTCAACACCTTAGGTATGCTAAAACAACGTCCTGTTAAAAAGACTGGTATCGTCGTGATCACTTCTGATCGTGGTTTAGTTGGGAGTTACAATAGTAATGTGATCAAACAAACCATGGATCTGATCAAAAGCAATGGTAACTCTAAAGAAGATGTTGCGATCATTGCGATCGGTGCTACCGGTGCTGAATTTTTCGGTAAACGTGGTTATGATGTGATCTACGAATATCGCGGGGTGAAAGACGTCCCAACATTTAGAGAGGTCCGTCCGATCGTAGAAGCGATCGTAACGATGTATGACAATCAACTCTACGACCAACTTTTTGTTTGTTATAACCACTTTGTTAATACTTTGACTTCGGTCTTTCGAGCTGAAAAGATGCTTCCGATCTCAGCTGAAAATATGGGTGAAGATGATCTAACTGCTCCAGATGAAGACCGAAATTATCATATTGAATATGAAACTGAACCTTCTAAAGATGCGATCTTAGAGGTTATCTTACCGCAATATGCAGAAAGTTTAGTTTATGGTGCGATCTTAGATGCTAAAACAGCAGAACATGCTTCCAGCTCAACAGCTATGAAGTCTGCTTCTGATAATGCTAAGGATCTCATCTCATCATTAGAACTTCAATATAACCGTGCTCGTCAAAGTGCGATCACGACTGAAATTACTGAAATTACAGGTGCGCAAGCTGCCTTAGATTAA
- the atpA gene encoding F0F1 ATP synthase subunit alpha: protein MSIKAEEISALIKQQLANYQDELTVDEVGTVTYVGDGIARANGLDNALSGELLQFEDGTYGMAQNLESNDVGIVILGAYKGIREGDTVKRTGRIMEVPVGEELIGRVVNPLGQPIDGLGEIKTTKTRPVERKAPGVMERQSVNEPLQTGLKAIDALVPIGRGQRELVIGDRKTGKTSVAIDTILNQKDQDMICIYVAIGQKESTVRTQVETLRKYGAMDYTIVVSAGPSSPAPLLWLAPYAGAAMGEEFMFNGKHVLIVYDDLSKQADAYRELSLILRRPPGREAYPGDVFYLHSRLLERAAKLNDKLGGGSMTALPFIETKAGDVSAYIPTNVISITDGQIFLDSDNFYSGIRPAIDAGTSVSRVGGSAQIKAMKKVAGTLRLDLASYRELESFAQFGSDLDEATQAKLNRGRRTVEVLKQPLHKPLPVEKQVLILYALTHGFLDMVAVDDILRYQDEMFEFFDNNHKDLLDHIVKTGELPDTAKLDAAINEFADTFHANVK, encoded by the coding sequence CAAGATGAGCTGACCGTTGACGAAGTTGGAACAGTAACTTACGTTGGTGACGGGATCGCTCGTGCTAATGGTCTTGATAATGCGTTATCTGGTGAGCTACTTCAATTTGAAGATGGTACATACGGTATGGCGCAAAACTTGGAATCAAACGATGTTGGTATCGTTATCTTAGGTGCTTATAAAGGCATTCGTGAAGGCGATACAGTAAAACGTACCGGTCGGATCATGGAAGTTCCTGTAGGGGAAGAATTGATCGGTCGTGTCGTTAATCCTTTAGGCCAACCGATCGATGGTCTAGGTGAGATCAAAACGACAAAGACACGCCCGGTAGAACGAAAAGCTCCAGGTGTTATGGAACGTCAATCGGTCAACGAGCCATTACAAACAGGTTTAAAAGCGATCGATGCGCTTGTGCCGATCGGTCGTGGACAACGTGAGTTGGTTATCGGGGACCGTAAGACAGGTAAAACTTCGGTTGCGATCGATACGATCTTGAACCAAAAAGATCAAGATATGATCTGTATTTATGTTGCGATCGGTCAAAAAGAATCAACTGTGCGCACACAAGTTGAGACATTGCGGAAATACGGGGCAATGGATTATACGATCGTTGTATCAGCTGGTCCTTCTTCTCCAGCGCCATTACTTTGGCTTGCGCCTTATGCGGGAGCAGCCATGGGTGAAGAATTTATGTTCAATGGTAAACATGTTTTGATCGTGTATGATGATCTTTCAAAACAAGCTGATGCTTACCGTGAACTTTCCTTGATCTTGAGGCGTCCACCTGGTCGTGAAGCTTATCCTGGTGATGTTTTCTATCTTCACTCACGTTTACTTGAACGTGCAGCTAAGCTAAACGATAAACTTGGTGGTGGATCGATGACAGCTTTGCCATTTATCGAAACAAAAGCTGGCGACGTTTCGGCTTATATCCCAACAAACGTGATCTCGATCACTGACGGACAGATCTTCTTAGATAGTGATAACTTCTACTCAGGTATCCGTCCTGCGATCGATGCTGGTACATCAGTTTCACGTGTTGGTGGTTCTGCTCAGATCAAAGCGATGAAGAAAGTTGCCGGCACACTACGTCTAGACTTAGCTTCCTACCGTGAATTGGAATCATTTGCTCAATTTGGTTCTGATCTAGATGAAGCAACACAAGCTAAGTTGAATCGTGGTCGTCGAACAGTCGAAGTTTTGAAACAGCCATTACACAAGCCATTACCAGTTGAAAAGCAAGTGTTGATCTTATATGCATTGACACATGGTTTCTTAGACATGGTAGCGGTCGATGATATTTTGAGATATCAAGATGAAATGTTTGAATTCTTTGATAACAACCATAAAGATCTTTTAGATCATATCGTTAAGACAGGTGAACTGCCTGACACTGCTAAATTAGATGCAGCTATCAATGAATTTGCAGATACATTTCATGCAAATGTAAAATAA